The Sphaerospermopsis torques-reginae ITEP-024 genome has a window encoding:
- a CDS encoding DNA phosphorothioation-associated protein 4 → MAESGRIRVAKDKADLVKSLISSDGGNGPFQTFADVIVFAAALGVKYKKRVPFEEVSKREPVPIRIETFMSMGYDVVIKLLGITETQNIQILSPSDEEFEKQRNEIFEEYANGGLEVLQEHLRGAIDYTDQILLFLISDKDKKNEDDGEFDLRKFLS, encoded by the coding sequence ATGGCGGAATCTGGTAGAATTAGGGTGGCTAAGGATAAGGCTGATTTGGTGAAGTCTTTAATTTCTTCTGATGGGGGAAATGGTCCTTTTCAAACTTTTGCTGATGTGATTGTTTTTGCTGCTGCTTTGGGTGTTAAGTATAAGAAGCGTGTTCCTTTTGAGGAGGTTTCTAAACGTGAACCTGTACCCATTAGGATAGAAACATTTATGTCAATGGGATATGATGTTGTTATTAAATTACTTGGAATAACAGAAACTCAAAATATTCAAATTTTATCACCTAGTGATGAGGAATTTGAAAAACAACGTAATGAAATTTTTGAAGAATACGCTAATGGTGGTTTAGAAGTTTTACAAGAACACCTCAGAGGTGCTATTGATTATACAGACCAAATTTTATTATTTTTAATATCTGATAAAGACAAGAAAAACGAAGATGACGGAGAATTTGATTTAAGAAAATTCCTAAGTTAG
- a CDS encoding HNH endonuclease — translation MNTLSLYCQKLSNLNVNNNKKRGIALHKPILILSVIDLISRDIIAKNEITVSDELIETFDKYWQIIGSHSYTGGLHYPFFHLQSEGFWHLEFKPDFNGLQPKTTNKFKKAVEYAYLDNELFEFLQNDITRKELLDALIGAFFPDQDNQIDSILQINQNFEDEIIIPESAENIPKYRLQKTIIRNAFFRKAVVSVYSCQCAFCGLMVNKNFSQNIVDGAHIKPFSQFYDSRIHNGIALCKNHHWAFDRGWFGVDEQYKIIVSQNLEEISPHAKPIKDFHGEKLILPKIEKYFPDIEALQWHRHNIFQS, via the coding sequence ATGAACACTTTATCATTATACTGCCAAAAGTTATCTAATCTCAATGTAAACAACAATAAAAAACGTGGTATTGCTTTACATAAACCAATCTTAATTTTATCAGTTATAGATTTAATTAGCAGAGATATTATTGCAAAAAATGAAATTACAGTTTCAGATGAATTAATTGAAACCTTTGACAAATATTGGCAGATAATAGGATCACATTCTTACACAGGAGGTTTACATTATCCTTTCTTTCATTTACAAAGTGAAGGTTTTTGGCATTTAGAATTTAAACCTGATTTTAATGGACTGCAACCAAAGACAACCAACAAATTTAAAAAAGCTGTAGAATATGCTTATTTAGATAATGAATTATTTGAGTTTTTACAAAATGACATTACCAGAAAAGAATTACTAGATGCACTAATAGGAGCATTTTTTCCTGATCAAGATAACCAAATAGATAGCATTTTACAAATTAATCAAAATTTTGAAGATGAAATTATAATACCTGAGTCTGCTGAAAACATTCCTAAATATAGATTACAAAAAACAATTATTAGAAATGCCTTTTTCAGAAAAGCGGTAGTTTCTGTATATAGTTGTCAATGTGCTTTTTGTGGGTTAATGGTTAATAAAAATTTTAGTCAAAATATAGTAGATGGCGCACATATAAAACCATTTTCCCAATTTTATGACAGTAGAATACATAACGGTATTGCCCTATGTAAAAATCATCATTGGGCATTTGATAGAGGTTGGTTTGGTGTTGATGAACAATACAAAATTATCGTTAGTCAAAACTTAGAAGAAATATCTCCCCATGCTAAACCAATAAAAGATTTTCATGGGGAAAAACTCATATTACCTAAAATAGAGAAATACTTTCCAGATATTGAAGCTTTACAATGGCATCGTCACAATATTTTTCAATCATAA
- a CDS encoding DGQHR domain-containing protein, producing MDSIPENNRNISQQYPESLTENHQVLSVLLDQLLGKKDQILVQQTKMGDVAAYVGSVTLEWFANRVKFASTLPILQNKYNSETENIEIDADSIDEVQQRPLDWSRQAPLVQYLAARKNHKFPPVLVVINQPWVDNAKADEWDSEGRAKKATTNFIPLDKNGTVGLLNVAEEDVSIYALDGQHRLMGVQGLLELLKTGKLRRFKKDKTPNDSYITLDELIDSSQIDADYLQNLPQEKIGIEFICAVNVGETYTEAKQRVRSIFVHVNLMAAPLTKGQLTQLNEDDGFAIVARKIAVTHPLLADKENRKPRINWNSATVAKNSTVLTTLQALQDMSTKYLGQKFPHWQPLEKGLISMRPDDEELQEGIADFTELFDYLASLPSYKILDHEDTPVLRRFSFEKGGGEGNILFRPVAQVALAQALGILVFKKGLSLETIFKKLRKFDRQGGFSEMEFPHSVWYGVLYDPNKKRVQVAGKELAVKLLVYILGGMKDQMEVAQLRKALADARTMEDNTIGFDGKLVDQQDVGLPAVL from the coding sequence ATGGACAGCATACCAGAAAACAACCGTAATATTTCTCAACAGTATCCAGAAAGCTTAACTGAAAATCATCAGGTGTTATCTGTATTACTAGATCAGTTACTTGGTAAAAAAGACCAAATTCTAGTACAACAAACTAAAATGGGTGATGTTGCAGCCTATGTAGGTTCTGTGACATTAGAATGGTTTGCAAATAGAGTTAAATTTGCTTCTACATTACCAATATTGCAAAATAAGTACAATTCAGAAACAGAGAATATTGAAATTGATGCTGATAGTATTGATGAAGTTCAACAACGACCGTTAGACTGGTCACGTCAAGCACCATTAGTACAATATTTAGCAGCGCGGAAAAATCATAAGTTTCCCCCGGTATTGGTTGTAATTAATCAACCTTGGGTTGATAATGCAAAAGCGGATGAATGGGATAGTGAAGGACGTGCTAAAAAAGCTACCACTAATTTTATTCCTTTAGATAAAAATGGTACTGTTGGTTTGTTAAATGTAGCGGAAGAAGATGTTAGTATTTATGCTTTAGATGGTCAGCATAGATTAATGGGAGTTCAAGGTTTATTAGAATTACTAAAAACCGGAAAATTGAGAAGATTTAAAAAAGATAAAACTCCTAATGATAGTTATATTACTCTTGATGAATTAATAGATAGTTCTCAAATTGATGCTGATTATTTGCAAAATTTACCACAGGAAAAAATCGGCATTGAGTTTATTTGCGCGGTGAATGTTGGAGAAACTTATACAGAAGCAAAACAGCGAGTTAGGTCTATTTTTGTTCATGTAAATTTAATGGCTGCACCTTTAACAAAAGGTCAATTAACCCAGTTAAATGAAGATGATGGTTTTGCTATTGTAGCCCGAAAAATTGCGGTGACACATCCACTTTTAGCAGACAAAGAAAACCGCAAACCGCGTATTAATTGGAATAGTGCTACAGTAGCAAAAAATTCTACTGTATTGACTACGCTGCAAGCTTTACAGGATATGTCTACTAAATATTTAGGGCAAAAATTCCCCCATTGGCAACCTTTAGAAAAAGGGTTAATTTCCATGCGTCCAGATGATGAGGAATTACAGGAAGGAATTGCAGATTTTACAGAATTATTTGATTATTTAGCGAGTCTTCCCAGTTATAAAATTTTAGATCACGAAGATACACCAGTTTTGCGACGGTTTAGTTTTGAAAAAGGTGGTGGTGAGGGTAATATTTTATTTCGTCCTGTTGCTCAAGTTGCTTTAGCGCAAGCTTTGGGAATTTTGGTTTTTAAAAAAGGTTTGTCTTTAGAAACTATTTTTAAGAAGTTAAGAAAGTTTGATCGTCAAGGTGGTTTTAGTGAAATGGAGTTTCCCCATTCTGTATGGTATGGGGTTTTATATGATCCGAATAAAAAGCGGGTTCAGGTTGCAGGAAAGGAGTTAGCGGTGAAGTTGTTAGTTTATATTTTGGGGGGAATGAAAGATCAGATGGAGGTTGCACAACTGCGTAAAGCTTTAGCTGATGCTAGAACAATGGAAGATAATACTATTGGTTTTGATGGTAAGTTGGTTGATCAGCAAGATGTAGGTTTACCAGCAGTTTTATAG
- the dndC gene encoding DNA phosphorothioation system sulfurtransferase DndC gives MTIAQTPDSKTPQNRTVAELVDYIQVLTTEIQELYCLDAIPWVVGYSGGKDSTATLQLIWNAISGLPPEKRTKTIHVITTDTGVENPYVSAWVRNSLKQMEIAAQEQKMPMTPHLLQPETKQTYWAGLIGKGYPAPRHTFRWCTGRLKIDPSNRFIRDVVRGSGETIVVLGTRKTESTNRALIMTKREEGRVRDRLSPHPSLINSLLYTPIEDWRNDEVWLYLMQWENPWGYSNKDLFNMYRESTADNECPLVIDTSTPSCGNSRFGCWVCTLVSSDKSLNAMIQNDEEKEWMQPIVDFRRELDIENDREKRDFRRIWGEVQLFERNRNGETSIEPIPGPYTKYWREYWLRKLLTAQTEMRKNAPENMRDITLISMEELSEIRRIWLEEKHEFDDSLPRIYQEVTGEKFTDPRPGADYSLLGSDEWEVLEEICEGDAMQLELMAKLLDTERQFKKKTRRVGIFDSLEKCFETSSRSQQDAIDYAHLKRDLREAALKGDVSTIRAAFKQLNIGETAEIEEKEEPNKPKNFASMKFKKDKS, from the coding sequence ATGACTATCGCACAAACACCAGACAGTAAAACTCCGCAAAATCGCACTGTAGCGGAATTAGTAGACTATATTCAAGTTCTCACCACAGAAATTCAGGAATTATATTGTTTGGATGCGATACCTTGGGTTGTGGGTTATTCCGGGGGAAAAGACAGTACAGCAACTTTACAACTCATTTGGAATGCTATTTCTGGACTTCCACCAGAAAAAAGAACTAAAACTATTCATGTTATTACCACAGATACGGGTGTAGAAAATCCTTATGTTTCTGCTTGGGTACGTAATTCATTAAAACAAATGGAAATTGCTGCCCAAGAACAAAAAATGCCAATGACACCACATTTATTACAACCAGAAACCAAACAAACCTACTGGGCGGGTTTAATTGGTAAAGGATATCCCGCACCTCGTCATACATTTCGCTGGTGTACTGGAAGATTAAAAATTGATCCTTCTAACCGTTTTATTCGTGATGTGGTTAGAGGTAGTGGTGAAACAATTGTTGTATTAGGAACTCGCAAAACTGAAAGTACAAATCGTGCTTTAATTATGACAAAGAGAGAAGAAGGAAGAGTCAGAGATAGGCTTTCTCCTCATCCTAGTCTCATTAATTCTTTGTTATATACACCTATAGAAGATTGGCGTAATGATGAAGTTTGGCTATATTTAATGCAGTGGGAAAATCCTTGGGGATATAGCAATAAAGATTTATTTAATATGTATAGAGAATCAACAGCAGATAATGAATGTCCTTTAGTTATTGATACATCTACTCCTAGTTGTGGAAATTCTCGTTTTGGTTGCTGGGTTTGTACCTTGGTTAGCAGTGACAAATCTTTAAACGCGATGATTCAAAATGATGAAGAAAAAGAATGGATGCAACCAATAGTTGATTTCCGTAGAGAATTAGATATTGAAAACGATAGAGAAAAAAGAGATTTTCGACGGATATGGGGAGAAGTGCAATTATTTGAACGGAACAGAAACGGTGAAACATCAATTGAACCCATACCCGGACCCTATACAAAATATTGGCGAGAATATTGGTTAAGAAAATTATTAACCGCCCAAACTGAAATGAGAAAGAACGCCCCGGAAAATATGCGGGATATCACCTTAATATCTATGGAAGAACTCAGCGAAATTCGCCGTATCTGGTTAGAAGAAAAACACGAATTTGATGATAGTTTACCCCGAATCTATCAAGAAGTGACAGGAGAAAAATTTACAGATCCCCGTCCTGGTGCTGATTATAGCCTACTAGGTAGCGATGAATGGGAAGTATTAGAAGAAATTTGTGAAGGTGACGCAATGCAATTAGAATTGATGGCGAAATTATTAGATACAGAAAGACAATTTAAGAAAAAAACGCGCCGAGTAGGAATTTTTGATAGTTTAGAAAAATGCTTTGAAACCAGTTCCCGTTCCCAGCAAGATGCTATTGATTATGCCCATTTAAAGCGTGATTTAAGAGAAGCTGCACTTAAAGGAGATGTGTCAACAATTCGCGCAGCATTTAAACAGTTAAATATTGGAGAAACAGCAGAAATAGAGGAGAAAGAAGAACCGAATAAACCCAAAAATTTTGCGAGTATGAAATTTAAGAAAGATAAATCATGA
- the dndD gene encoding DNA sulfur modification protein DndD — MIFLELVLQNFGPYAGRQVINLDPRIDQENIRPIILLGGMNGGGKTTLMDAIRLALYGSRAQCSTRGNLSYNDFLTQCVNSQADPINKTRIELVFEHIEDDKPVKYRIVRTWEKNPKDGKDSLGILGDDETWPQSLANIWDEYIENILPLGISNLFLFDGEQVKELAEQETPPAVVVDAINGLLGLELADKLAVDLEILVNRKKKETADKQDLAKLEELENRLAEQLQEQQNKDKELKKLETELKDLKIQYDEALNKYIVEGGKLAAERSQLDTQKETQIKNTENVRQELCELAADVLPLALIPNLLSQIQTQGEKELKFQQMQLAKDVLIARDQRLLNLLNQLNLELEKINSIQNFLVEDIDKLYAVNSSTKTTWLNADEESLTLLDNVVYRLQIAEKTANTKLLELQNYEEQILTIDRQIQTAAAPEAYTELQQAREKAETEWNKANTNVEFLKRHLLELQATIEQTRKELNNYTSDSLKYQSTEHLINAATKVQATLKIFREKLTLRKLNKLEEEVKNCFLYLLHKSDLVHRIAIDAQTFSIALYDLKGKPVPKNRLSAGEKQLLAIAFLWGLAKVSGKRLPVAIDTPLGRLDSSHRNNLVERYFPAASHQVILLSTDTEIAKKEVELLRENEAIAREYLLQYNSGKRETTIKDGYFW, encoded by the coding sequence ATGATCTTCCTAGAACTCGTCCTGCAAAATTTCGGTCCCTATGCTGGTAGACAAGTCATCAACCTTGACCCCAGAATTGATCAAGAAAATATTCGCCCCATCATCCTATTAGGTGGTATGAATGGAGGGGGAAAAACCACGTTAATGGATGCTATTCGCCTCGCATTATATGGATCACGCGCTCAATGTTCCACCAGAGGAAATTTGAGTTATAATGATTTTTTAACTCAATGTGTTAATAGTCAAGCTGACCCCATTAATAAAACCCGAATTGAATTAGTTTTTGAACACATTGAAGACGATAAACCTGTTAAATATCGGATAGTCAGAACTTGGGAAAAAAATCCCAAAGATGGTAAAGACTCATTAGGAATTTTAGGTGATGATGAAACCTGGCCGCAATCATTAGCTAATATTTGGGATGAATATATAGAAAATATTTTACCTTTAGGTATTTCTAATTTATTTTTATTTGATGGTGAACAAGTTAAAGAACTTGCAGAACAAGAAACACCACCTGCTGTAGTTGTAGATGCTATTAATGGACTTTTAGGGTTAGAATTAGCTGATAAATTAGCAGTAGATTTAGAAATATTAGTCAATCGTAAGAAAAAGGAAACTGCTGATAAACAAGATTTAGCTAAATTAGAAGAATTAGAAAATCGTTTAGCAGAACAATTACAAGAGCAACAAAATAAAGACAAAGAATTAAAAAAATTAGAAACTGAATTAAAAGATTTAAAAATTCAATATGATGAAGCATTAAATAAATATATCGTTGAAGGTGGAAAACTCGCTGCTGAACGGAGTCAACTAGACACCCAAAAAGAAACGCAAATTAAAAATACCGAAAATGTCCGTCAAGAGTTATGTGAATTAGCGGCAGATGTGCTACCATTAGCGTTAATTCCTAATTTATTATCCCAAATTCAAACCCAAGGGGAAAAGGAATTAAAATTTCAACAAATGCAATTAGCTAAAGATGTTTTAATTGCTAGAGATCAACGTTTGTTAAACTTGCTAAATCAGTTAAATCTAGAATTAGAGAAAATTAATAGTATTCAAAATTTCTTAGTTGAAGATATTGATAAATTATATGCTGTTAATTCATCTACAAAAACGACTTGGTTAAATGCGGATGAAGAAAGTTTAACTTTGTTAGATAATGTGGTTTATCGTTTACAAATTGCTGAAAAGACAGCTAATACTAAATTATTAGAATTGCAAAATTACGAAGAACAAATATTAACTATAGACAGACAAATTCAAACAGCAGCAGCACCGGAAGCGTATACAGAATTACAACAAGCTAGAGAAAAAGCAGAAACAGAATGGAATAAAGCTAATACTAATGTAGAGTTTTTAAAACGTCATTTGTTAGAATTACAAGCAACAATTGAGCAAACCAGGAAAGAACTGAATAATTATACTAGCGATAGCTTGAAATATCAAAGTACAGAACATTTAATTAATGCAGCAACTAAAGTACAAGCTACCTTAAAGATATTTAGAGAAAAATTAACATTAAGGAAATTGAATAAATTAGAAGAAGAAGTAAAAAACTGTTTTTTGTATTTATTACATAAATCAGACTTAGTTCATAGAATCGCCATTGATGCCCAAACATTTAGCATAGCATTATATGATTTAAAAGGAAAACCAGTACCGAAAAATCGCCTCTCAGCAGGAGAAAAACAACTATTAGCGATCGCCTTCCTTTGGGGTTTAGCAAAAGTATCAGGAAAACGTTTACCCGTTGCTATAGACACACCATTAGGAAGACTCGACTCATCCCACAGAAACAACCTAGTAGAAAGATACTTTCCCGCAGCAAGTCATCAAGTAATCTTACTTTCCACCGACACCGAAATAGCCAAAAAAGAAGTCGAACTACTAAGAGAAAACGAAGCGATCGCCCGTGAATACCTCTTACAATATAACTCCGGCAAAAGAGAAACCACAATAAAAGACGGTTATTTTTGGTAA
- the dndE gene encoding DNA sulfur modification protein DndE, which produces MESPIERIRLSQTAKDQLLKLKRNTKIEQWNILCRWAFCRSLAETATPSPVPIPQDSNVELTWKVFGGEMADILLLALKQRCHNDGLDTDKETLITQFRLHLHRGIGYLAGDPNIKRIEDLIEMATKKVKSS; this is translated from the coding sequence ATGGAATCACCAATAGAACGTATTAGACTATCCCAAACAGCCAAAGATCAACTACTAAAACTCAAACGTAACACAAAAATAGAACAATGGAACATCCTATGTAGATGGGCGTTTTGTCGTTCCCTAGCAGAAACCGCCACCCCATCACCCGTACCCATACCCCAAGATAGCAACGTAGAACTAACCTGGAAAGTATTTGGGGGAGAAATGGCCGATATATTGCTATTAGCATTAAAACAACGTTGTCACAACGACGGTTTAGACACCGACAAAGAAACCCTCATCACCCAATTTCGTTTACACTTACATCGGGGTATAGGATACTTAGCAGGAGATCCAAATATTAAGAGAATTGAAGATTTAATAGAAATGGCAACAAAGAAAGTAAAATCCTCCTGA
- a CDS encoding AmpG family muropeptide MFS transporter, with product MKEIQALKQAIQSRKMSGLLLLGFASGLPLFLTTRTLQLWMKDAEVDVAKITLFGLVSLPYSLKFIWSPLIDRFSPPFLGGRRGWLFLTQIGLVIAILAMALQQPTQNTQILMTLAITSFIIAFLSATQDIAGDAYRTEILNPLEFETGASLWVLGYRIALFIAFSLAAWLAGFLSWNIVYLLMAGFMGIGLITTFFVASEPQIENSELSRNNTSLKIKDIIFLLVIITIITSLVGGVISETIPLKVFYWILGGLLITWISASIILPKPPLNEQQENITPHTLQEAVILPLQIFLEKFGITKALIILIFIILYKLGDSLVGITANLFAKEIKFDNQELATVYIIGLVATTVGVILGGIIMSRIGINRALWIFGVLQLLSNLGYYALAITGKDYSMLAIAIMIENTTAGLVTVATVAYLMSLCSHNFTTTQFALFSSLMALSRDVLSAPAGDWAKATGWPSFFLLSMVAALPGLLLLPLVAPWNSQAVPLSRPGLEEEEDLWETK from the coding sequence ATGAAAGAAATTCAAGCACTAAAACAGGCAATTCAAAGCCGAAAAATGTCAGGTTTGCTATTATTAGGCTTTGCTTCTGGTTTACCATTATTCCTAACAACTCGCACCTTGCAACTATGGATGAAAGATGCCGAAGTTGACGTTGCTAAGATCACATTATTTGGATTAGTTAGTTTACCATACTCCTTAAAATTTATCTGGTCGCCTCTAATTGATAGATTTTCTCCCCCATTTTTAGGAGGAAGAAGAGGTTGGTTATTTTTAACGCAAATTGGGTTAGTCATAGCTATCTTAGCAATGGCATTACAACAACCAACCCAGAATACCCAAATATTAATGACATTAGCAATTACATCATTTATAATTGCTTTTTTAAGTGCCACTCAAGATATTGCTGGTGACGCTTATCGCACAGAAATTTTAAACCCCTTAGAATTTGAAACCGGCGCATCATTGTGGGTTTTAGGTTATCGTATAGCCCTATTTATAGCCTTTTCCCTAGCCGCATGGTTAGCCGGATTTCTGTCATGGAACATAGTTTATTTACTCATGGCAGGATTTATGGGCATAGGTTTAATTACCACATTTTTTGTAGCATCAGAACCGCAAATAGAAAATAGTGAACTATCTAGAAATAACACCTCTTTAAAAATCAAAGATATTATATTTCTCTTAGTAATTATTACTATTATTACGAGCTTGGTCGGTGGTGTAATATCAGAAACTATCCCATTAAAAGTCTTCTATTGGATATTAGGCGGACTACTCATAACTTGGATTAGTGCATCAATTATATTGCCTAAACCTCCACTAAATGAACAACAAGAAAATATCACACCCCACACATTACAAGAAGCAGTAATTTTACCATTACAAATCTTCTTAGAAAAATTCGGCATCACCAAAGCACTGATAATTCTGATATTTATCATTCTCTATAAACTTGGTGACTCCTTAGTGGGAATTACAGCTAACTTATTCGCTAAAGAGATTAAATTTGATAACCAAGAACTGGCAACAGTTTATATTATTGGTTTAGTTGCCACTACCGTAGGAGTCATCTTAGGCGGGATAATAATGTCCAGAATCGGCATCAATCGCGCCCTTTGGATATTCGGTGTACTGCAATTACTCAGCAACTTAGGTTATTATGCACTAGCTATCACCGGCAAAGACTATTCTATGTTAGCGATCGCCATCATGATAGAAAACACCACCGCCGGATTAGTTACAGTGGCCACCGTAGCCTATTTAATGAGTCTATGTAGCCACAACTTCACCACCACACAATTTGCTCTCTTTTCTAGCCTCATGGCACTAAGTCGAGACGTACTTTCAGCACCCGCAGGAGATTGGGCAAAAGCCACCGGCTGGCCTTCATTCTTCCTCCTATCAATGGTAGCTGCCCTCCCTGGATTGCTACTACTCCCCCTAGTTGCCCCCTGGAACTCACAAGCAGTACCATTAAGCAGACCAGGACTTGAAGAAGAAGAGGATTTATGGGAAACCAAGTAG
- a CDS encoding ABC transporter permease has product MGNQVVILVGTFVLVITGLLLGYVLSQLVLGYLAFSLLTLLGTISLVLIFGTLYYVLFWQLKREQLQPSTPSLPNQVDEEITGNYLKNRLIARLSGDVAAAERLIEQAKQNYPGMPENWYCERVLDDLDRDER; this is encoded by the coding sequence ATGGGAAACCAAGTAGTAATTCTTGTCGGTACATTTGTCCTCGTTATTACAGGTTTATTACTGGGCTACGTACTCTCACAATTAGTTTTAGGATATCTGGCCTTTAGCCTCCTCACCCTCCTGGGAACAATCAGCCTAGTCTTAATTTTTGGTACACTGTACTACGTTTTATTCTGGCAACTAAAAAGAGAACAGTTACAACCCTCCACTCCCAGCCTACCTAATCAAGTAGACGAAGAAATCACAGGTAACTACCTCAAAAACCGACTCATTGCCAGATTATCCGGTGACGTAGCCGCAGCCGAAAGATTAATTGAGCAAGCCAAACAAAATTATCCCGGAATGCCAGAAAATTGGTATTGTGAACGAGTTCTGGATGATTTGGATCGGGATGAACGTTAA
- a CDS encoding GNAT family N-acetyltransferase, with protein sequence MPNFDFPVDGYSIRRGSTVDKALLVKFIQRTYQELFSNQDFSHLARTVEQYFSTDTPLWWVYETQGTGNREQGTGNSEEITQSPVPSPQSPIPTACLWAGNAIDQVTGDRHAHIFLLYVVPSHRRRGIAKALMQHIENWAKQRGDRQIGLQVFTSNTPALNLYQNLGYQTQSLWMIKFIR encoded by the coding sequence ATGCCCAATTTTGACTTTCCCGTGGACGGCTATTCTATTCGCCGAGGTTCTACCGTAGATAAAGCACTCTTGGTTAAGTTTATCCAGCGCACTTACCAAGAACTCTTTTCTAATCAAGATTTTTCTCATCTCGCCCGTACAGTGGAACAATATTTCTCTACTGATACACCTTTATGGTGGGTATATGAAACTCAGGGAACAGGTAACAGGGAACAGGGAACAGGGAATAGTGAAGAAATTACCCAGTCACCAGTCCCCAGTCCCCAGTCACCAATCCCCACAGCCTGTCTTTGGGCTGGTAACGCCATAGATCAAGTTACAGGCGATCGCCATGCTCACATATTCTTACTTTATGTTGTCCCTTCCCATCGTCGTCGGGGGATAGCTAAGGCATTAATGCAGCATATAGAAAACTGGGCAAAACAAAGGGGCGATCGCCAAATCGGACTCCAAGTATTTACCTCCAACACCCCCGCCCTCAACCTTTATCAAAATCTTGGTTATCAAACCCAATCCCTCTGGATGATAAAATTCATTAGGTAA
- a CDS encoding HEAT repeat domain-containing protein, which translates to MYDEDDINLLDNEADLESPLDKIEPITPESEIVKPDPEAMLALLEDPQSQQRMLAARAFCDIQDERAIPHLIRLLTDSCPLVRVSSAYALGRNPSPEAVEPLINQLNRDFNGYVRKGVVWALGNCRDRRSLNPLIDALRTDISAVRLWSASALAQMATLGYEVVIGAIPPLIEALVQDPIPAVRSNSAWAIGQLCKELPSNVVYATAIDALIQAFAEDKDLGVREDAKASLLGVGDPRGLQLIETLEQEGWF; encoded by the coding sequence ATGTACGACGAAGACGATATAAACCTACTTGATAACGAAGCTGATTTAGAAAGCCCCCTCGACAAAATAGAACCCATTACCCCTGAATCAGAAATAGTCAAACCTGATCCAGAGGCAATGCTGGCACTCCTGGAAGATCCTCAATCCCAGCAACGAATGTTAGCCGCCCGTGCATTTTGTGATATTCAGGATGAACGAGCCATACCCCATCTGATCCGCTTGTTAACTGATTCTTGTCCTTTAGTCAGAGTTAGTTCCGCTTATGCTTTGGGGCGCAATCCCAGTCCTGAAGCCGTTGAACCCTTAATTAATCAACTTAACCGCGATTTTAATGGCTATGTCAGAAAAGGTGTAGTTTGGGCTTTAGGCAACTGCCGCGATCGCCGTTCCTTAAACCCCCTCATAGATGCCCTCAGAACCGACATTTCCGCAGTCCGTCTCTGGTCTGCCAGCGCCCTCGCTCAAATGGCAACCCTTGGTTATGAAGTAGTTATTGGCGCAATACCTCCCTTAATTGAAGCCCTTGTTCAAGACCCCATACCCGCAGTCCGTAGTAATTCCGCTTGGGCAATCGGTCAACTGTGTAAAGAATTACCTTCTAATGTGGTCTACGCCACAGCTATAGACGCATTAATTCAAGCCTTTGCTGAAGACAAGGATCTGGGTGTCAGAGAAGATGCTAAAGCCTCACTTCTAGGAGTCGGTGATCCCCGTGGTTTGCAATTAATCGAAACCCTAGAACAAGAAGGATGGTTCTAG